A genome region from Bdellovibrio bacteriovorus includes the following:
- a CDS encoding S8 family serine peptidase, whose translation MKRVLARTTIFTISWMFALSVWAQAEVVPGEYIVKFKASSGAAVAQTKLSGKASLKSSFPGMGMYHVNMKGENEKANFDALKADPEVEYIEPNFVQRKSEVEPNEPVEALSYDEVVAAGASTSPTVYSQSSAPTGIESAWTQVLSLSSYNHKVVVAVIDTGLDRYHDVFKPVASGGTGALWINQAEANGQPGVDDDQNGYVDDINGWNFINNTNNFVDDDNHGTHVAGIVVGTGQNIFARPLSESKIQIMPLKFLGGSGSGSTSNAIRAIYYAVNNGARVINNSWGGPSYSRALHDAITYAYDNKVLVLSAAGNLGSNNDSTPMYPSNYDVPSNLSVASTSSYDELSSFSNYGASTVNLGSPGEWIESTIPGNKTMKMSGTSMATPFVSGVAALAFREAPGLSGYQMKNLIIGTSTAVNRLYGRVSSGARVDAATLIAASKTMVSTMSSQPSYKPSYQADRSVASEGAGGAAGGCGLVKAVTQNGPGSGQGGNMPGAAPIGVIVGLLLVPMIVWQVLRARAPQSRRKHERFKMSSEIRVSVGERELVGSVQTISEGGLSFNTDQALEKGGIVTMRIQSPDGHEVIEVQGQVVWNEANQAYGVQFANAKQGTLAMIRDWTSGLMKT comes from the coding sequence GTGAAACGAGTTCTAGCACGTACTACTATATTTACCATCTCTTGGATGTTCGCGCTGTCCGTTTGGGCTCAGGCCGAAGTCGTTCCGGGCGAATATATCGTGAAATTCAAGGCCTCATCGGGAGCCGCCGTCGCTCAGACCAAGCTTTCTGGTAAGGCGTCGTTGAAGTCTTCCTTCCCCGGTATGGGGATGTACCACGTCAACATGAAGGGTGAAAACGAAAAGGCCAACTTTGACGCCTTAAAAGCCGACCCAGAAGTTGAGTATATCGAGCCCAATTTCGTACAAAGAAAAAGTGAAGTCGAGCCCAACGAACCTGTAGAGGCTTTGTCTTATGATGAGGTTGTTGCGGCGGGTGCTTCGACAAGCCCCACTGTGTATTCCCAGTCCTCAGCACCTACGGGTATTGAATCGGCTTGGACTCAAGTGCTGTCTTTAAGCTCTTACAATCACAAGGTCGTTGTGGCCGTGATCGACACGGGCCTGGATCGGTATCATGACGTGTTTAAACCCGTGGCCTCAGGCGGTACGGGAGCACTTTGGATTAATCAAGCGGAAGCCAATGGTCAGCCCGGTGTCGACGATGATCAAAACGGTTATGTCGATGATATCAATGGCTGGAACTTTATTAATAACACCAATAACTTTGTTGATGATGACAATCACGGGACCCACGTGGCGGGGATTGTAGTCGGGACAGGGCAAAATATCTTTGCGCGCCCCTTGTCAGAGTCAAAAATCCAAATCATGCCGTTAAAGTTTTTGGGTGGTTCGGGATCAGGTTCAACATCCAATGCCATCCGTGCGATTTATTACGCGGTCAATAACGGGGCGCGCGTGATCAATAATTCTTGGGGTGGTCCTTCGTACTCGCGAGCGTTACATGATGCGATCACTTACGCTTATGACAACAAAGTTTTAGTTCTTTCTGCCGCCGGAAATCTTGGCAGTAATAATGATTCCACGCCGATGTATCCCTCAAACTATGATGTTCCAAGCAACCTATCGGTGGCTTCAACATCTAGCTATGACGAGCTTTCAAGTTTTTCAAACTATGGTGCTTCGACGGTGAACTTGGGAAGTCCGGGTGAGTGGATTGAAAGTACCATCCCCGGTAATAAAACGATGAAAATGTCGGGCACAAGTATGGCAACGCCATTTGTCTCCGGTGTTGCGGCGTTGGCTTTCCGTGAGGCTCCGGGGCTTTCAGGTTATCAGATGAAAAATCTGATCATCGGAACATCGACGGCAGTAAATCGTCTGTATGGACGCGTTTCTTCGGGCGCGCGTGTGGATGCGGCGACGTTGATCGCGGCCTCTAAAACCATGGTTTCGACCATGTCATCTCAGCCTTCTTACAAACCTTCTTATCAAGCAGATCGTAGCGTGGCCTCTGAAGGTGCGGGCGGTGCTGCGGGTGGATGTGGTTTGGTTAAAGCGGTCACGCAAAATGGGCCGGGTTCAGGTCAGGGGGGCAATATGCCAGGGGCGGCACCGATTGGTGTGATCGTGGGCCTGTTGTTAGTGCCGATGATCGTATGGCAGGTTCTAAGAGCCCGTGCTCCGCAATCGCGACGTAAACATGAACGCTTTAAAATGAGTTCGGAAATCCGCGTCAGTGTCGGTGAGCGAGAGTTGGTTGGTTCTGTGCAAACAATCTCCGAAGGTGGTTTGTCATTCAATACCGATCAAGCGCTGGAAAAAGGTGGTATCGTCACGATGCGCATCCAAAGCCCGGATGGTCACGAGGTCATCGAGGTGCAAGGACAAGTCGTGTGGAACGAAGCTAACCAAGCGTATGGCGTCCAATTCGCCAACGCGAAACAAGGAACACTGGCTATGATCCGCGACTGGACTTCGGGATTGATGAAAACTTAA